The following proteins come from a genomic window of Takifugu rubripes chromosome 11, fTakRub1.2, whole genome shotgun sequence:
- the LOC105419742 gene encoding LOW QUALITY PROTEIN: extracellular calcium-sensing receptor-like (The sequence of the model RefSeq protein was modified relative to this genomic sequence to represent the inferred CDS: inserted 1 base in 1 codon), producing the protein MGDPENPQLSKDGDIILGGIFSFHRSWINRRDTYMHKPLPLQCISLNFRGFQYAQAMLFAIDEINNSSDLLPGITLGCKIYDSCGSIARGVRASLALINSQETTFKLSDKCTKPAQVQAIMGESSSSPNMAAATVIGPFHIPLISHFATCACLSDKNKYPSFLRTIPSDHYQSRALAQLVKYFGWTWVGAVRSNDDYGNNGMATVIETAEELGICVEYSVAVFRTDPMIKILQIIDIIKSSTSKVIVTFLSPGDLNVLLQEFSQHNLTGYQWVGSEGWIFDSHTAAMDVHHILDGAVGLSIPKAHVTGMKEYILDVKQLNSSSKELFREFWEALFDCKFENSASTTTENQRECSGHEDLAGVKNTFTDMSLMPIFYNIYKEVYAVAHALHDILSCNNTCNKTAQLDPFTILHHIKRIRFKTKEGDEVYFNENGDPPAKYEIINWQPTENGNVEFVPVGLYDASLPADRQLTLTNRTLVWAQNSEQVPVSVCSEKCPPGTRKVLQKGKPVCCYDCLRCADGEISNSTDSISCVRCHSEFWSNERRDACIKKKEEFLSYEEMMGALLTAASLLGTCLTAVVMFIFFRYRRTPIVRANNSELSFLLLFSLTLCFLCSLTFIGRPSGWSCMLRHTAFGITFVLCISCVLGKTMVVLMAFRATLPGSNVMKWFGPAQQRLSVLGFTLIQVFICLLWLTISPPFPFKNIKDFKDRIILECALGSAVGFWAVLGYIGLLAMLCFXLAFLARKLPDNFNEAKFITFSMLIFCAVWVTFIPAYVSSPGKFSVAVEIFAILSSGFGLLICIFIPKCYIILLKPERNTKRNLMGKEAPTH; encoded by the exons ATGGGGGATCCCGAGAACCCCCAGTTATCCAAAGATGGGGACATTATCCTGGGAGGAATCTTCTCTTTCCACAGAAGTTGGATAAACAGGCGGGACACCTACATGCACAAACCATTGCCACTGCAGTGCATCAG TTTGAATTTCAGAGGCTTCCAGTATGCCCAGGCGATGCTTTTTGCGATAGATGAGATCAATAACAGCTCAGACCTCCTGCCTGGCATCACTTTAGGCTGTAAGATTTATGATTCCTGTGGCTCTATTGCCAGAGGCGTGAGAGCTTCTCTGGCCTTGATAAACAGTCAGGAAACTACATTTAAACTTTCTGATAAATGCACCAAACCTGCACAAGTGCAGGCCATCATGGGAGAGAGTTCCTCGTCTCCAAATATGGCCGCAGCGACTGTTATTGGACCCTTTCATATTCCACTG ATCAGCCACTTTGCTACCTGTGCTTGCCTCAGTGATAAAAACAAGTACCCTTCATTCCTGAGAACAATACCCAGTGATCATTACCAGAGCAGAGCTTTGGCCCAATTAGTCAAGTACTTTGGTTGGACTTGGGTCGGAGCTGTGAGATCAAATGATGATTACGGCAATAACGGCATGGCAACCGTTATagaaacagcagaggagctcGGCATCTGTGTGGAGTACTCTGTGGCTGTCTTTAGAACCGATCCAATGATCAAGATTCTACAGATAATTGACATAATAAAGTCCTCCACTTCGAAGGTGATCGTGACATTCCTGTCTCCAGGAGATTTAAATGTATTACTACAAGAGTTTTCTCAGCACAACCTGACTGGTTACCAGTGGGTGGGCAGCGAAGGTTGGATCTTTGACTCTCACACTGCAGCCATGGATGTCCATCACATTCTGGATGGGGCTGTAGGCCTTTCCATTCCTAAAGCTCATGTCACTGGCATGAAAGAATACATTCTCGATGTAAAGCAACTCAATTCATCCAGTAAAGAACTGTTCAGAGAGTTTTGGGAGGCTTTATTTGACTGTAAGTTTGAGAATTCGgcatcaacaacaacagagaatcAGAGAGAATGTTCTGGACATGAAGATCTGGCTGGTGTCAAAAACACCTTCACTGACATGTCTCTCATGCCCATCTTCTACAACATCTATAAAGAAGTTTATGCTGTGGCCCACGCACTTCATGATATTCTCAGCTGTAATAACACATGTAATAAAACAGCACAGCTGGATCCATTCACG ATTTTGCATCACATAAAAAGGATTCGtttcaaaacaaaggaaggaGATGAGGTTTATTTCAATGAGAACGGAGACCCACCAGCAAAATATGAGATTATTAACTGGCAgccaacagaaaatggcaatGTGGAATTTGTCCCGGTGGGTCTTTATGATGCATCTTTAcctgctgacagacagctgacacTGACAAACAGGACTTTAGTTTGGGCTCAGAACTCAGAGCAG gtgcctgtgtcagtttgCAGTGAGAAATGTCCCCCAGGAACTCGCAAGGTTCTGCAGAAAGGGAAACCTGTCTGCTGCTATGACTGTTTGAGATGTGCTGATGGAGAGATAAGCAACAGTACAG ATTCCATCAGCTGTGTGCGATGTCATTCTGAGTTCTGGTCTAATGAAAGAAGAGACGCCTGcatcaagaagaaggaagagttcCTGTCTTATGAAGAGATGATGGGAGCTCTGCTGACTGCAGCATCACTTCTGGGAACGTGTTTGACGGCTGTCGTCATGTTCATTTTCTTCAGATACAGACGCACTCCGATTGTCAGGGCCAACAACTCTGAGctgagcttcctgctcctcttctctctgactctgtgcttcctgtgctcTCTGACCTTCATCGGTCGACCCTCTGGGTGGTCCTGCATGCTGCGGCACACAGCGTTTGGCATCACCTTCGTCCTCTGCATCTCCTGTGTTCTGGGTAAAACCATGGTGGTTCTGATGGCCTTCAGAGCCACACTTCCTGGTAGTAATGTGATGAAATGGTTCGGACCTGCTCAGCAGAGACTCAGCGTACTGGGTTTTACTCTCATCCAGGTTTTTATATGTCTGCTCTGGTTAACAatttctcctccatttccatttaaaaatattaaggACTTTAAAGACAGAATCATCCTAGAATGTGCCCTGGGCTCAGCTGTGGGCTTCTGGGCTGTTCTTGGCTACATCGGACTTCTGGCcatgctttgtt ttcttgcatttctgGCTCGGAAACTCCCCGATAACTTCAACGAAGCTAAATTCATCACCTTCAGCATGCTGATATTCTGTGCTGTGTGGGTCACCTTCATTCCAGCCTATGTCAGCTCTCCTGGGAAGTTCAGCGTTGCCGTGGAAATATTTGCAATTCTGTCATCAGGTTTTGGACTtctcatttgtatttttattccaAAATGTTATATCATCTTACTGAAACCGGAGAGGAACACAAAAAGGAATTTGATGGGAAAGGAGGCACCAACACATTGa